The following proteins come from a genomic window of Gottfriedia acidiceleris:
- the veg gene encoding biofilm formation stimulator Veg — translation MAKKLSEIKDTLDSHVGQRLTLKANSGRRKTVERSGVLAETYPSIFVVQLDQEENAFERLSFSYADILTETVELFFCDDHTSGLMANGQ, via the coding sequence ATGGCAAAAAAATTATCTGAAATAAAGGATACTTTAGATAGTCATGTTGGACAACGACTTACATTGAAAGCAAATAGCGGACGTAGAAAGACTGTGGAACGTTCCGGTGTATTAGCAGAAACATATCCATCCATATTCGTAGTACAATTAGATCAAGAAGAGAACGCATTTGAACGCTTATCTTTTAGTTATGCAGATATTTTAACAGAAACAGTTGAATTGTTTTTCTGTGATGACCATACAAGTGGACTGATGGCGAATGGGCAGTAG
- a CDS encoding small, acid-soluble spore protein, alpha/beta type: MSQSFKEELAKDLGFYDVVQKEGWGGIRAKDAGNMVKRAIELAELQLSNKQQ, encoded by the coding sequence ATGTCACAGAGCTTTAAAGAGGAACTTGCAAAAGACCTTGGTTTCTATGACGTCGTTCAAAAAGAAGGCTGGGGAGGCATTCGAGCGAAGGATGCCGGCAACATGGTTAAAAGGGCAATCGAATTAGCTGAGTTACAATTATCTAATAAGCAACAATAA
- the rsmA gene encoding 16S rRNA (adenine(1518)-N(6)/adenine(1519)-N(6))-dimethyltransferase RsmA: protein MKDIATPSRTKEILAKYDFFFKKSYGQNFLIDTNILENIVSYADLTEESCAIEIGPGIGALTEQIAKRAKKVLAFEIDNRLIPILEDTLSPYDNIQIVNEDVLKADVEKAINEYLPNELDIMVVANLPYYVTTPIIMKLLTEGLPIRGIVCMLQKEVADRIAAKPGTKDYGSLSIAIQFYTHAATVMTVPRTVFMPQPNVDSAVIKLVKREEPAAEVIDESFFFEVVRASFAQRRKTLTNNLLNNFSYLKKDKAILEACLLEAGIEGTRRGETLSIQEFATLSNSLYKQVK, encoded by the coding sequence ATGAAGGATATCGCGACACCTAGTCGAACGAAAGAAATATTAGCCAAATACGATTTCTTCTTTAAAAAAAGCTATGGTCAAAATTTCTTAATTGATACAAATATACTAGAAAACATTGTAAGTTATGCAGATTTAACAGAAGAAAGTTGTGCAATTGAAATTGGCCCGGGGATTGGGGCATTAACTGAGCAAATTGCTAAGCGTGCTAAGAAAGTATTAGCTTTTGAAATTGATAATAGACTAATCCCAATTTTAGAAGATACACTCTCACCATATGATAATATACAAATCGTTAATGAAGATGTACTAAAGGCAGATGTTGAAAAAGCGATTAATGAGTATTTGCCAAATGAGTTAGATATAATGGTAGTCGCAAACTTGCCTTATTATGTAACGACACCAATTATCATGAAGCTATTAACAGAAGGTTTACCAATCAGAGGAATTGTTTGTATGTTGCAAAAAGAAGTAGCTGACCGCATCGCCGCTAAGCCGGGAACAAAGGATTATGGTTCATTATCAATAGCTATACAGTTTTATACACATGCTGCAACTGTTATGACTGTACCTAGAACAGTCTTCATGCCACAGCCAAACGTTGATTCTGCTGTTATAAAGCTAGTAAAGCGTGAAGAACCAGCAGCAGAGGTAATTGATGAATCATTCTTTTTTGAAGTAGTTAGAGCGAGCTTTGCTCAGAGGCGAAAAACATTAACTAATAATTTATTAAATAACTTTTCTTATCTAAAAAAAGATAAAGCAATACTTGAAGCTTGTCTTCTAGAGGCAGGTATTGAAGGGACAAGAAGAGGAGAAACTTTATCAATTCAAGAATTTGCAACATTAAGTAATAGTCTATATAAACAAGTAAAATAA
- the yabG gene encoding sporulation peptidase YabG: MNINVGDIVERASYKYDLVFRVVEVKQIGDEVIAVLYGDDFRLIADAPLSDLRVIIESEYREKGKRSSVQIEENYKLFKREALEQKEKRRFQATNGYRTDVNLFQIPGRVLHIDGDPIYLKKCLEMYNKMGVPVEGIYCKETELPTKIGYYLDHYRPDILVITGHDAYTKAKGVVTDIEAYRHSRYFVDAVKEARKKVPSLDHLVIFAGACQSHFEAIIRAGANFASSPTRVNIHALDPVYVVGKISFTSFMDRVNVYEVVRNTITGEKGLGGVETKGILRTGLPFQSMEEE; encoded by the coding sequence GTGAATATTAATGTAGGGGATATAGTAGAAAGAGCATCTTATAAATATGACCTAGTTTTTCGAGTAGTGGAGGTAAAACAAATCGGGGATGAAGTCATTGCTGTTTTATATGGTGATGATTTTCGTTTAATTGCTGATGCGCCTTTATCTGACCTGCGAGTAATCATTGAATCAGAGTATCGAGAAAAAGGTAAAAGGTCATCTGTTCAAATTGAGGAAAACTACAAACTATTTAAAAGAGAAGCCTTAGAGCAAAAAGAAAAAAGAAGATTTCAAGCAACAAATGGATATAGAACAGATGTAAATCTTTTTCAAATACCAGGTCGGGTTCTTCACATCGATGGAGATCCAATATATTTAAAAAAATGTCTTGAAATGTATAATAAGATGGGTGTTCCCGTTGAGGGAATCTATTGTAAGGAAACAGAATTACCAACAAAAATTGGTTATTACTTAGATCATTATCGCCCTGATATACTTGTTATAACTGGTCATGATGCATACACAAAGGCAAAAGGGGTCGTTACTGATATAGAAGCCTACAGACATTCAAGATATTTTGTCGATGCTGTAAAAGAAGCGCGAAAAAAGGTTCCATCTTTAGACCACCTTGTAATTTTTGCTGGGGCATGTCAATCGCACTTTGAAGCGATTATACGTGCAGGAGCAAACTTTGCAAGCTCACCAACTAGGGTAAACATACATGCATTAGATCCTGTTTATGTTGTTGGGAAGATAAGCTTCACATCATTTATGGATCGAGTAAATGTTTATGAAGTGGTTCGCAATACAATTACAGGTGAGAAGGGATTAGGCGGAGTGGAAACAAAAGGAATTTTAAGAACAGGGCTACCTTTCCAATCAATGGAAGAGGAATAA
- the ispE gene encoding 4-(cytidine 5'-diphospho)-2-C-methyl-D-erythritol kinase, translating to MVKAPAKINLSLDVVGKRGDGYHDVKMIMTTIDLADRIELELIQEDKIVVTSHNRYVPDDQRNLAYQAAMILKEMFGVKLGAHIFITKNIPVAAGLAGGSSDAAAVLRGLNKLWNLNCSLDELAVIGSKIGSDVSFCVYGGTAIATGRGEKIEHIDTPPPCWVILAKPTQGVSTATVYQKLKLDNIQHPDVDRMVNAISNKNYDDICLSLGNVLETVTLQLHPEVAMIKDQMKRFGADAVLMSGSGPTVFGLVRHDSRMNRVYNGLKGFCDQVYAVRMLGEREKLD from the coding sequence ATGGTGAAGGCTCCTGCGAAAATAAATCTTTCATTAGATGTAGTAGGCAAAAGAGGCGACGGTTATCATGATGTAAAAATGATCATGACAACGATCGATTTAGCCGATCGAATTGAGTTAGAGCTTATTCAAGAAGACAAGATTGTTGTGACATCACATAATCGTTATGTGCCAGATGATCAACGTAATTTAGCTTACCAAGCTGCGATGATACTAAAAGAAATGTTCGGAGTTAAATTAGGAGCGCATATTTTTATTACAAAAAATATTCCTGTTGCTGCTGGTTTAGCCGGAGGTAGTTCAGATGCTGCGGCAGTATTAAGAGGTCTAAATAAGCTTTGGAATTTAAATTGTTCGTTAGATGAGTTAGCGGTAATTGGTTCTAAAATCGGGTCGGACGTATCATTTTGTGTTTACGGCGGAACAGCTATAGCGACAGGTCGTGGTGAAAAAATTGAACATATCGATACACCACCACCTTGTTGGGTTATTTTAGCAAAACCAACACAGGGCGTTTCAACAGCAACTGTTTATCAAAAGCTTAAATTAGATAATATTCAACATCCTGATGTAGATCGTATGGTTAATGCCATTTCGAATAAAAATTACGACGATATTTGTCTGTCATTAGGAAATGTATTAGAAACAGTTACACTGCAATTACACCCTGAGGTTGCAATGATTAAGGATCAAATGAAACGTTTTGGTGCAGATGCTGTTTTAATGAGCGGAAGTGGTCCTACAGTATTCGGATTAGTTCGCCATGATTCTAGAATGAATCGTGTTTATAATGGATTAAAAGGTTTCTGCGATCAAGTATACGCCGTTCGGATGTTAGGTGAAAGGGAAAAACTTGATTAA
- the rnmV gene encoding ribonuclease M5 — translation MKIKEIIVVEGKDDTAAIKRAVDADTIETSGSAINKDTLKLIKHAQETRGVIVFTDPDYPGQRIRSIIKEHVPGCKHAFLPKEEAVRSGKKGLGIEHATRESIRNALIHVKQEFIEVESEITKEDLIDAGLIGHPSSSERRDKLGKILNIGYTNGKQLEKRLQMFQISKDEFGQAVKKVLMEEK, via the coding sequence ATGAAAATTAAAGAAATCATTGTTGTTGAAGGTAAAGATGATACGGCGGCAATTAAAAGAGCTGTGGATGCAGATACAATTGAAACAAGTGGTTCTGCTATAAATAAGGATACTTTAAAATTAATAAAGCATGCTCAGGAGACTCGAGGCGTTATCGTATTTACAGATCCTGATTATCCTGGTCAACGTATACGCTCGATTATTAAAGAACATGTACCAGGATGTAAGCATGCGTTTTTACCAAAGGAAGAAGCTGTTCGTTCAGGTAAAAAAGGATTAGGAATCGAGCATGCTACTAGAGAATCTATTCGAAATGCTTTAATTCATGTTAAGCAGGAATTTATCGAAGTTGAATCTGAAATTACAAAAGAAGATTTAATCGATGCAGGATTAATTGGACATCCCTCATCAAGTGAAAGACGAGATAAACTTGGTAAAATTCTTAATATAGGTTATACAAACGGTAAGCAATTAGAGAAAAGACTGCAAATGTTTCAAATCTCAAAAGATGAATTTGGACAAGCAGTAAAAAAAGTTTTAATGGAGGAAAAATAA